A part of Melittangium boletus DSM 14713 genomic DNA contains:
- a CDS encoding NUDIX hydrolase, with amino-acid sequence MTDGRAWQGNWKDRLYKRVRERGFASLTAFAEARPAIPLYALAEELGEEDVAAVQVLSGLLAEAEQCNQVTRFERDVLVRQLSQSLPNGWPPVMDDSSRFAVAKALARWIGYTPEVHQERARQVMAAILARPPHPGWRPLGPDDELIRMFWPDEDT; translated from the coding sequence ATGACCGACGGACGTGCTTGGCAAGGCAACTGGAAGGACCGCCTGTACAAACGGGTCCGCGAGCGTGGTTTCGCTTCGCTCACGGCCTTCGCCGAGGCTCGACCTGCCATTCCGCTATATGCCTTGGCCGAGGAGCTTGGCGAGGAGGATGTTGCCGCAGTGCAGGTGTTGAGCGGGTTGCTCGCTGAGGCGGAACAGTGCAACCAGGTCACTCGCTTTGAACGTGATGTGCTCGTGCGTCAGCTATCCCAGAGTCTCCCCAATGGATGGCCGCCTGTGATGGATGACTCATCGCGTTTCGCAGTCGCCAAGGCACTCGCTCGCTGGATTGGATACACCCCAGAAGTCCATCAGGAGCGCGCCAGGCAGGTCATGGCCGCGATTCTTGCCAGGCCCCCTCATCCTGGTTGGCGCCCGCTTGGCCCCGACGACGAATTGATTCGCATGTTCTGGCCAGACGAGGATACTTGA
- a CDS encoding NUDIX hydrolase, whose protein sequence is MTRGHAWRGHWRVRLYERVRERGYDSLTAFADARPTASLVELAEELGEEDIAGVQVFSGLVAEAERTHRLTRLVRGQLVRELSEGLPEGWPAVLDDTNRFKVAKTLSAWIAYTPETHEERVRQISAALIAAPPPPGWRPLSPDDELLRTLLPDEEV, encoded by the coding sequence ATGACCCGTGGTCATGCTTGGCGTGGCCACTGGAGGGTCCGCCTATACGAGCGGGTTCGCGAGCGCGGTTACGATTCGCTCACGGCCTTCGCCGATGCCCGTCCCACAGCCTCGCTAGTGGAATTGGCCGAGGAACTTGGCGAGGAAGACATCGCCGGTGTGCAGGTATTCAGCGGACTGGTGGCTGAGGCGGAGCGTACCCATCGGCTCACGCGGTTGGTGCGCGGACAGCTCGTGCGTGAGCTGTCGGAAGGTCTGCCCGAGGGCTGGCCCGCCGTGTTGGACGATACAAACCGTTTCAAGGTGGCCAAGACGCTCAGCGCGTGGATTGCCTACACTCCAGAAACCCATGAGGAGCGAGTCCGGCAGATCAGCGCAGCACTCATTGCCGCTCCGCCGCCGCCCGGCTGGCGCCCGCTCAGTCCTGATGACGAATTGCTCCGCACGCTTCTGCCTGACGAGGAAGTCTGA
- a CDS encoding DUF2380 domain-containing protein, protein MSGSTRRIADALSRLAASPGGMGGRSDGLFAQHIVYGARQLRWLEVALKGATRWVQVASEVDDPEMGLALLRLSGPRLEAALFGSMLLAAWSDFLNLEDVVLRQCPFYSVEKLYVDMEHVREMLEPSMRALSSLEPGRVEATAAGVPGLMGELTREFQSTREGVRVSAERVNRVIVAAQVVEMLSMVSTMRLSPPRPPPAAPAMLGVGLVMGADGVMMGTRVVVSAEWVEMMRRLVRAGVISVPVVSAAVRVQAGQVLMSQSHDELPRGVRDALGDSPEVRGMHQTGSAGAGMAEPPRHHVLPREHREWFEQRGFTGEMSIDQFCVEMEQAHHEAIHGGGNWRQGRKWPGEWNQMIMKALRDAEMLAGRMLTRSEVLGTVAFHMKRYNLPMDFRPWRGR, encoded by the coding sequence GTGTCGGGTTCCACGCGCCGCATCGCGGACGCTCTCTCCAGACTCGCGGCCAGTCCGGGGGGCATGGGGGGCCGCTCCGATGGTCTGTTCGCCCAGCACATCGTGTATGGCGCACGGCAGTTGCGGTGGCTCGAAGTCGCTCTCAAGGGAGCCACCCGGTGGGTGCAGGTGGCCTCGGAGGTCGATGACCCGGAGATGGGACTCGCCCTGCTGCGCCTCTCCGGTCCACGACTGGAGGCCGCGCTGTTCGGCTCCATGCTCCTGGCCGCCTGGAGCGACTTCCTGAACCTCGAGGACGTGGTGCTCCGGCAATGCCCCTTCTACAGCGTGGAGAAGCTGTACGTGGACATGGAGCACGTGCGGGAGATGCTCGAGCCCTCCATGAGGGCGCTGTCGTCCCTGGAGCCAGGGCGGGTCGAGGCCACGGCGGCCGGGGTTCCTGGGCTGATGGGCGAACTCACTCGCGAATTCCAATCGACCCGTGAGGGAGTGCGCGTGTCGGCCGAGCGCGTCAATCGGGTCATCGTGGCGGCGCAGGTCGTCGAGATGCTGTCGATGGTCTCGACGATGAGACTTTCCCCGCCAAGGCCGCCGCCAGCCGCGCCCGCCATGCTGGGCGTGGGCCTGGTGATGGGAGCCGACGGCGTGATGATGGGGACGCGGGTGGTCGTCTCCGCCGAGTGGGTGGAGATGATGCGCCGGCTCGTGCGAGCGGGCGTCATCTCCGTCCCGGTCGTCAGTGCCGCGGTCCGCGTCCAGGCGGGTCAGGTGCTGATGTCGCAGTCGCACGACGAGTTGCCACGGGGCGTGCGAGACGCGCTGGGTGACAGCCCCGAGGTGCGCGGGATGCACCAGACGGGGAGCGCGGGAGCGGGAATGGCCGAGCCACCACGGCACCACGTCCTGCCGCGAGAGCACCGCGAGTGGTTCGAGCAGCGTGGCTTCACCGGTGAGATGAGCATCGACCAGTTCTGCGTCGAGATGGAGCAGGCGCACCACGAGGCGATTCATGGAGGTGGCAACTGGCGTCAGGGTCGAAAATGGCCCGGCGAATGGAACCAGATGATCATGAAGGCGCTGCGCGACGCTGAGATGCTGGCTGGTCGGATGTTGACGCGGAGCGAGGTCTTGGGAACAGTCGCGTTTCACATGAAGCGCTACAACCTTCCAATGGACTTCAGGCCCTGGAGAGGAAGATGA
- a CDS encoding MBL fold metallo-hydrolase, protein MKSLIFEELNGGASCRTYLIACARTREAIVVDPVLELVPVYLQRLGRDRLQLLATVDTHTHADHLSGGRELARLPGALYVGAPMAAVDRTLRDGEYMNVGDIRVKVWASPGHTADGLVLLLEDRVLTGDTLLIGSSGRTDLPSGDAEAAYASLDRLLTLPSHMLVYPAHDYGGRTFSTIGHERVTNPRLRMDRAAFIEEMNTRRMVPPSRLAESLAYNSRPREAGETAPREEAFLI, encoded by the coding sequence GTGAAGAGTCTCATCTTCGAGGAGCTGAACGGCGGAGCGAGTTGCCGGACGTACCTCATCGCCTGTGCGCGCACGCGCGAGGCCATCGTCGTGGATCCGGTGCTGGAACTGGTGCCGGTCTATCTCCAACGGCTCGGGAGGGACCGGCTGCAACTGCTCGCGACGGTGGACACCCACACGCACGCGGACCACCTGTCCGGAGGTCGCGAACTCGCGCGCCTGCCGGGTGCGCTGTACGTGGGCGCCCCCATGGCGGCGGTGGATCGCACGCTGCGCGACGGCGAGTACATGAACGTGGGAGACATCCGCGTGAAGGTCTGGGCGAGCCCCGGCCACACGGCGGACGGCCTGGTGCTGCTCCTGGAGGACCGGGTGTTGACGGGGGACACCCTGCTCATCGGCTCCTCGGGCCGCACGGACCTGCCCTCGGGTGATGCCGAGGCCGCGTATGCCAGCCTGGATCGGTTGCTCACGCTGCCCTCGCACATGCTCGTGTACCCCGCTCATGACTACGGTGGGCGCACGTTCAGCACCATCGGCCATGAGCGCGTCACCAACCCGCGCCTGCGCATGGACCGCGCCGCCTTCATCGAGGAGATGAACACGCGGCGCATGGTCCCGCCCTCGCGTCTGGCGGAATCACTCGCGTACAACTCCCGGCCGCGCGAGGCCGGGGAGACGGCTCCTCGGGAAGAGGCGTTCCTGATCTGA
- a CDS encoding FHA domain-containing protein: MPSVKELRARARVDVQAFQSEFGPVALIQQPPSMVFQKVAQQMGRSRTVFMAHRSRLADRLVSMLQGFEHLQVLFLQPVSEGQVFAVGRLETSSLVVHDPSVSKFHALLRWSAADNTCYVRDSGSMNGTYVNTVQLGEEEQQLWDGDGLAFGDAQFLYVSTQTLHAHLTTAVPAAAR, encoded by the coding sequence GCCCGGGTGGATGTCCAGGCGTTCCAGTCGGAATTCGGCCCCGTGGCGCTCATCCAGCAGCCCCCCTCCATGGTGTTCCAGAAGGTGGCCCAGCAGATGGGACGCTCGCGCACGGTCTTCATGGCCCATCGCTCGCGGCTGGCGGACCGGCTCGTGTCCATGCTGCAGGGCTTCGAGCACCTGCAGGTGCTCTTCCTCCAGCCCGTCTCGGAGGGGCAGGTGTTCGCCGTGGGCCGGCTGGAGACCAGCTCCCTGGTGGTGCATGACCCGTCCGTCTCCAAGTTCCACGCGCTCCTGCGCTGGAGCGCGGCGGACAACACCTGCTACGTGCGCGACTCGGGCTCCATGAATGGCACCTACGTCAACACGGTGCAGTTGGGCGAGGAGGAGCAGCAGTTGTGGGACGGGGATGGACTGGCCTTCGGCGACGCCCAGTTCCTCTATGTCAGCACCCAGACACTGCACGCCCACCTGACCACGGCGGTCCCCGCGGCCGCGCGCTGA